Proteins encoded together in one Priestia aryabhattai window:
- a CDS encoding VOC family protein: MEHVAIIVTDMDETIQYYSDMFGFKVRLRGSSKTREMAFLYLEEQPSVEIELIRDINPISDYNKSGIVNHLAFTVKDINEAINYYKKKGIKFLSPEPQPTLEGGRMILFYGPSDELLQLVERVKL; the protein is encoded by the coding sequence ATGGAACACGTAGCTATTATTGTTACAGATATGGATGAGACTATTCAATACTACTCAGATATGTTTGGTTTTAAGGTTCGCCTTCGAGGATCTTCAAAAACAAGAGAGATGGCATTTTTGTACCTGGAGGAACAGCCTAGTGTAGAGATTGAACTAATTCGAGATATTAATCCTATTAGTGACTATAATAAAAGTGGTATTGTTAACCATCTTGCTTTTACAGTAAAGGATATTAACGAAGCAATTAACTATTATAAGAAAAAGGGAATTAAATTTTTATCTCCTGAACCACAACCAACACTGGAAGGCGGCCGTATGATTTTATTCTATGGACCTAGTGATGAACTCTTACAATTGGTAGAACGAGTAAAACTATAA
- a CDS encoding NAD(P)H-dependent flavin oxidoreductase, giving the protein MKTRITEIFGIQYPIIQGGLAYLAYAELASAVSNAGGLGQITAATLGTPEKLREEIRKVRTMTDKPFGVNFAIARHDGKYKDLLEVAIKEKVPAISITGGNPQPVFERIKGENIKTLVLVSGVRQAQKAEELGADAIMAVGQEGGGHLGRDDIGTMVLIPRVVESVSIPVLASGGIGDGRGLLAAFALGAEGVEMGTRFIATQECVHANPVYKEALVKGKETDTVIIKKTLGTPGRVLESKYTSDIIEREHKGATYEDLKDMVSGKANCKYIYNGNEGEGFGWAGQVIGLINDVPTVQELFDEMISTAEQGKQRLISILETTKNC; this is encoded by the coding sequence ATGAAAACAAGAATAACTGAAATCTTTGGAATTCAATATCCGATTATTCAAGGAGGATTAGCCTATTTAGCTTATGCTGAATTAGCTTCAGCTGTCTCCAATGCTGGTGGACTTGGGCAAATTACAGCTGCGACTCTAGGAACTCCAGAAAAGCTTCGAGAAGAAATTCGTAAAGTACGTACCATGACCGATAAGCCATTTGGGGTAAACTTTGCGATTGCAAGACATGATGGGAAATATAAGGACTTGCTTGAAGTGGCTATCAAGGAGAAAGTACCGGCTATTTCTATAACGGGAGGGAATCCTCAGCCTGTTTTTGAACGAATAAAAGGAGAGAACATTAAAACTCTTGTGCTCGTTTCAGGGGTTAGACAAGCTCAAAAAGCTGAGGAGCTTGGTGCTGATGCTATAATGGCAGTGGGACAAGAAGGAGGCGGCCACCTAGGACGCGATGATATTGGCACAATGGTCCTTATTCCTCGTGTAGTTGAATCCGTGTCAATTCCTGTACTAGCTAGTGGCGGTATTGGAGATGGGAGAGGCTTATTAGCAGCCTTTGCCCTTGGAGCAGAAGGGGTAGAAATGGGAACAAGATTTATTGCTACGCAAGAGTGTGTACATGCAAACCCTGTATACAAAGAAGCACTTGTGAAGGGAAAAGAGACAGACACAGTCATTATTAAGAAAACTTTAGGGACTCCTGGGCGTGTTTTAGAATCAAAATATACTAGCGATATTATTGAACGTGAACACAAAGGGGCAACTTATGAAGATTTAAAAGATATGGTGAGTGGTAAGGCAAACTGCAAATATATTTACAATGGGAATGAAGGAGAGGGATTTGGTTGGGCTGGACAGGTTATCGGACTAATTAATGATGTTCCTACGGTTCAAGAATTATTTGATGAGATGATTTCTACAGCTGAACAAGGAAAGCAGCGTTTAATAAGCATTTTGGAAACAACAAAGAACTGTTAG